A single window of Flagellimonas maritima DNA harbors:
- a CDS encoding mechanosensitive ion channel family protein encodes MMTVKTEILITIISLVVIFGLNSLNKRAIRRFGRTSSIDMNNRKIIFYLSNLFFYGLAVVIITLIWGVNIQEFSVFISSILAILGIGFVAQWSILSNLTASVILFFSHPLRLGDKVRVMDKDFDWTGKVEDISGFYLFMRTDDGRRISIPTNLVMQKGIEIIQQNEEIVLDNDKIES; translated from the coding sequence ATGATGACAGTTAAAACTGAAATACTTATTACAATAATTTCATTGGTGGTTATTTTTGGTTTGAACTCACTTAACAAAAGGGCCATACGTAGATTTGGCAGGACAAGTTCCATAGATATGAACAACAGAAAGATTATTTTCTATCTGAGCAACTTGTTCTTTTACGGTCTGGCAGTGGTGATAATTACCCTAATTTGGGGTGTGAACATTCAGGAGTTTTCGGTTTTTATATCATCTATATTGGCAATTTTAGGTATTGGCTTTGTCGCGCAATGGTCTATTTTGTCCAATTTAACGGCTAGTGTCATCCTTTTTTTTAGTCACCCTTTGCGCTTGGGCGATAAAGTTAGGGTAATGGATAAAGATTTTGACTGGACAGGGAAAGTAGAAGATATAAGTGGCTTTTATCTTTTTATGCGCACTGATGATGGCAGGAGAATTTCCATACCCACAAACCTGGTAATGCAGAAAGGCATTGAAATCATTCAACAAAATGAGGAAATAGTTTTGGATAATGATAAAATTGAGTCTTAG